Proteins from one Mesorhizobium sp. M9A.F.Ca.ET.002.03.1.2 genomic window:
- a CDS encoding aminotransferase class IV, producing MTLAMTQLLGALPTVDEHHVDRRQYPRGVAFMDGQYLPMSEAKVSVLDWGFLHSDATYDTVHVWKGRFFRLDLHLDRFFGGVERLRMKLPYDREKIASILNNCVALSGHQSAYVEMICTRGTSPTFSRDPRQAENRFMAFAVPFGSVANKEQLERGLHVAISETVRIPPKSVDPAIKNYHWLDLVKGLFDAYDMGAETALIVDTNGHIAEGPGFNVFVVKDGSLRTPAFGVLPGITRRTVFDLCAEIGLSATAADISRAEIKDADEVFITSTAGGIMPVTRIGDASVSNGHVGPVTRRLMDLYWQKHDDPQWTTAVTYP from the coding sequence ATGACGCTCGCTATGACGCAGCTCTTAGGTGCTCTTCCAACTGTGGACGAGCATCACGTCGATCGACGTCAGTATCCGCGCGGGGTTGCTTTCATGGATGGGCAATACCTGCCCATGTCCGAGGCCAAGGTCTCCGTGCTCGATTGGGGTTTCCTGCACTCGGATGCCACCTACGACACGGTGCACGTCTGGAAGGGCAGGTTCTTCCGGCTGGACTTGCATCTCGACCGCTTCTTTGGGGGCGTGGAACGGCTGCGAATGAAGCTTCCCTATGATCGCGAAAAGATAGCCTCGATCCTCAACAATTGTGTCGCTCTGTCGGGGCACCAGTCGGCGTATGTGGAGATGATCTGCACGCGCGGCACATCGCCGACATTCAGTCGCGATCCCCGCCAAGCGGAGAACCGCTTCATGGCGTTTGCTGTGCCTTTTGGCTCGGTCGCCAACAAGGAACAGCTGGAAAGAGGCTTGCACGTCGCGATCAGCGAGACCGTCCGCATTCCGCCTAAGTCGGTCGATCCAGCGATCAAGAACTATCATTGGCTCGATCTCGTGAAGGGGCTTTTTGACGCCTATGACATGGGGGCTGAGACAGCGCTGATCGTCGATACGAACGGGCACATTGCGGAGGGCCCCGGCTTCAATGTGTTCGTTGTTAAGGACGGCTCCCTGAGGACGCCTGCTTTTGGCGTGTTGCCGGGGATCACGCGCCGAACCGTGTTCGATCTTTGCGCCGAGATCGGCCTCTCTGCCACGGCTGCCGATATCAGTCGCGCCGAGATCAAAGACGCTGACGAGGTGTTCATCACCTCGACTGCCGGCGGCATTATGCCCGTGACCCGCATCGGCGACGCCTCGGTCTCTAATGGACACGTCGGACCCGTCACCAGACGGCTCATGGACCTCTACTGGCAAAAGCACGATGATCCGCAATGGACGACTGCTGTCACCTACCCGTGA